The Gordonibacter urolithinfaciens genome contains a region encoding:
- the rpmJ gene encoding 50S ribosomal protein L36: MKVRPSVKKMCDKCKIIRRHGKVLVICENPRHKQRQG, encoded by the coding sequence ATGAAGGTACGTCCTTCGGTCAAGAAAATGTGCGACAAATGCAAGATCATCCGACGCCATGGCAAGGTGCTCGTCATCTGCGAGAACCCGCGCCACAAGCAGCGTCAGGGCTAG
- a CDS encoding MFS transporter translates to MGSSAASPSPSRTVRAGHGKGFVLIAAVYLLGLFIGALDTGIVTPARTVIQGDLGITDQMSVWIITIYTLAYAAAIPVMGKLADRSGRKRIYLVSIALFGAGSLLCGLAQDVGSFWMLLGARAVQAIGGGGIVPVATAEFGTTFPPEKRGLALGLVGGVYGIANIFGASAGSLILSLFGQTNWQFIFYVNVPICAVIVAAGVFVLPNTRAEEVKPIDGLGIAVLVTMVLSLLYGLKNLDFFNVGASLVSTDVWPFLLAFVVLLPLFVLIERRAADPVLNLSYFRNRDILVTLVLSVITGVILMGIIFIPQFAENVLKLPSGSGGYVVIVLAAFAGVGAPVSGKLIDRFGVKAVLAFGLAASAAGALFLALVATRFANLATLIVSLVAIGIGMGFTIGTPLNYMMLAKTKESESNSALATLSLVRSVGTAVAPAVLVAFIAHAGMAVPDRIMGVLPDVPNGPSMAQLASGEGGGAGLPPDLQQLMENSDVTTIVGSVKTLAKTEIAQAATAAGMPSEAVDAAEDQYLAAIDERAGTIEDTFQSTLDEGFRGAFLLVGACSLIGLALLALYREDSGSHGRGSGESAEARRGR, encoded by the coding sequence ATGGGTTCTTCCGCTGCATCTCCCTCCCCAAGCCGGACCGTCCGGGCCGGTCATGGCAAGGGATTCGTCCTCATCGCCGCCGTGTACCTGCTGGGCCTGTTCATTGGCGCGCTCGACACCGGCATCGTCACGCCCGCGCGTACCGTCATCCAAGGCGACCTCGGCATCACCGACCAGATGAGCGTGTGGATCATCACCATCTACACGCTGGCGTACGCGGCGGCCATCCCGGTCATGGGCAAGCTGGCCGACCGCTCGGGGCGCAAGCGCATCTACCTGGTCAGCATCGCGCTGTTCGGCGCAGGGTCGCTTTTGTGCGGTCTCGCGCAGGACGTGGGAAGCTTCTGGATGCTCTTGGGCGCGCGAGCCGTGCAGGCGATCGGCGGAGGCGGCATCGTGCCGGTGGCCACCGCCGAGTTCGGCACCACGTTCCCTCCCGAGAAGCGCGGGTTGGCGCTGGGCCTGGTGGGCGGCGTCTACGGCATCGCCAACATCTTCGGCGCATCGGCCGGCAGCCTGATACTCTCGCTGTTCGGCCAGACGAACTGGCAGTTCATCTTCTACGTGAACGTGCCCATCTGCGCGGTTATCGTCGCAGCAGGGGTGTTCGTGCTGCCGAACACGCGCGCCGAGGAGGTGAAGCCCATCGACGGCTTGGGTATCGCGGTGCTCGTGACGATGGTGCTGTCGCTCCTGTACGGCCTGAAGAACCTCGATTTCTTCAACGTGGGCGCTTCCCTCGTGTCGACGGACGTGTGGCCGTTCCTGCTGGCCTTCGTGGTGCTGCTGCCGCTGTTCGTGCTCATCGAGCGGCGGGCGGCCGACCCGGTGCTGAACCTCTCGTACTTCCGGAACCGCGATATCCTCGTCACGCTCGTGCTGTCGGTGATCACGGGCGTCATCCTGATGGGGATCATCTTCATCCCGCAGTTCGCGGAGAACGTGCTGAAGCTGCCCTCGGGCAGCGGCGGCTACGTGGTGATCGTCCTCGCGGCGTTCGCGGGCGTGGGGGCCCCGGTATCGGGCAAGCTCATCGATCGGTTCGGCGTGAAGGCCGTGCTGGCCTTCGGGCTTGCCGCCTCGGCCGCCGGCGCGCTGTTCCTGGCGCTCGTGGCGACGCGGTTCGCGAACCTGGCGACGCTGATCGTCAGCCTGGTGGCTATCGGCATCGGGATGGGCTTCACCATCGGCACGCCGCTCAACTACATGATGCTGGCGAAGACGAAGGAGAGCGAGTCGAACTCGGCGCTGGCAACGTTGTCGCTCGTGCGCTCGGTGGGGACGGCGGTGGCCCCGGCCGTTCTGGTGGCGTTCATCGCGCATGCGGGCATGGCCGTGCCCGATCGCATCATGGGCGTGCTGCCCGACGTGCCGAACGGGCCTTCGATGGCGCAGCTGGCAAGCGGGGAGGGCGGGGGCGCGGGACTGCCTCCCGACCTGCAGCAGCTGATGGAGAATTCGGACGTGACGACGATCGTCGGCAGCGTGAAGACGTTGGCGAAGACCGAGATAGCGCAAGCGGCGACGGCCGCCGGGATGCCGTCCGAGGCGGTCGATGCCGCCGAGGACCAGTACCTTGCCGCCATCGACGAGCGGGCGGGGACTATCGAGGACACGTTCCAGAGCACGCTCGACGAAGGGTTCCGCGGAGCGTTCCTCCTGGTGGGGGCGTGCTCGCTGATTGGCTTGGCGCTGCTCGCGCTCTATCGGGAGGATAGCGGGTCCCACGGGCGCGGGAGCGGCGAGTCCGCGGAGGCGCGGCGCGGTCGCTGA
- a CDS encoding putative manganese transporter, with the protein MEEFMHIAGHVLEHSVADTLYLVPFLFVTYLVMEWLEHKTGGKAQAAVQRAGAAGPIVGAVVGVVPQCGFSAVAATLWAGRVITLGTLFAVFLSTSDEMLPIFIAEQVPLDVILKILGAKIVVGMVMGFIVDAGMRLARRIDAPLHIHDLCERDHCHCHDGEGGILKSALKHTLQVTVFIFIITIVLNGVLEVVGEDALGEFLSANPVLSVFGSALVGLVPNCAASVVIAQLYVSGVLGSGAMLAGLLVSAGVGLLVLVRTNRHWKQNVAIIGGLYAMGVFWGLIANALGIVF; encoded by the coding sequence ATGGAAGAATTCATGCACATAGCCGGGCATGTCCTGGAGCATTCCGTCGCCGACACGCTGTACCTCGTTCCGTTCCTCTTCGTCACCTACCTGGTGATGGAGTGGCTCGAGCATAAGACCGGCGGCAAGGCGCAGGCGGCCGTGCAGCGCGCAGGAGCCGCGGGCCCCATCGTGGGAGCGGTGGTGGGCGTGGTGCCGCAGTGCGGGTTCTCGGCCGTGGCGGCCACGCTCTGGGCCGGGCGCGTCATCACGCTGGGCACGCTGTTCGCCGTGTTCCTTTCCACGTCCGACGAGATGCTGCCCATCTTCATCGCCGAGCAGGTGCCGCTGGACGTCATCCTCAAGATTCTCGGCGCGAAGATCGTCGTGGGCATGGTCATGGGCTTCATCGTGGACGCCGGCATGCGCCTCGCGCGGCGCATCGATGCGCCGCTGCACATCCACGACTTGTGCGAGCGCGACCACTGCCACTGCCATGACGGCGAGGGCGGCATCCTCAAGAGCGCGCTCAAGCACACCCTGCAGGTCACGGTGTTCATCTTCATCATCACCATCGTGCTGAACGGCGTGTTGGAGGTGGTAGGCGAGGACGCGCTGGGCGAGTTCCTCAGTGCGAACCCGGTGCTCTCGGTGTTCGGATCGGCGCTCGTGGGCCTTGTGCCCAACTGCGCGGCCAGCGTGGTCATCGCGCAGCTGTACGTGAGCGGCGTGCTGGGCTCGGGCGCGATGCTCGCCGGCTTGCTGGTGAGCGCGGGCGTGGGCCTGCTCGTGCTCGTGCGCACGAACCGCCACTGGAAGCAGAACGTCGCCATCATCGGAGGCCTGTACGCGATGGGCGTGTTCTGGGGCCTCATTGCGAATGCGCTCGGCATCGTGTTCTAG
- a CDS encoding universal stress protein gives MWCSKVLVAYDGSTPSAKALDLAQSIGAQDERIELVFVHVLKLFALGTGAEGPLIEEANRVHAALQQLAERVPNRAHAHLLKGTSPADLLLKCAEDEGCDLIVMGSRGKGGVKGYLGSVSYAVVQGSPVAVLIAKDAPGAGAAGGAMAAAADAPGAGESAATTPAAETPGTGSQGANLTGAPNDKAAR, from the coding sequence ATGTGGTGCTCTAAAGTTCTCGTCGCCTACGACGGATCGACCCCTTCTGCGAAAGCCCTCGATCTCGCCCAGTCCATCGGCGCGCAGGATGAGCGCATCGAGCTGGTGTTCGTGCACGTGCTGAAGCTGTTCGCTCTGGGCACCGGTGCCGAGGGGCCGCTTATCGAGGAGGCGAACCGCGTTCACGCCGCGCTGCAGCAGCTGGCCGAGCGCGTGCCGAACAGGGCCCACGCGCACTTGCTGAAGGGCACGTCGCCGGCCGACCTGCTGCTGAAATGCGCCGAGGACGAGGGTTGCGACCTTATCGTCATGGGCAGCCGCGGCAAGGGCGGCGTGAAGGGGTACCTGGGCAGCGTGAGCTATGCCGTGGTGCAGGGGTCGCCCGTAGCCGTGCTCATCGCGAAGGACGCACCCGGCGCAGGAGCGGCCGGCGGGGCTATGGCAGCCGCGGCGGACGCGCCTGGCGCCGGGGAATCGGCAGCCACGACACCCGCAGCGGAGACCCCGGGCACGGGCTCCCAGGGCGCGAACCTGACCGGCGCACCGAACGACAAGGCGGCGCGCTAG
- the rpsM gene encoding 30S ribosomal protein S13, giving the protein MARLVGVDLPRDKRVEIGLTYIYGIGLTTSKKILAETGVDPDVRIKDLTEDDLTKLRDYIQENIKVEGDLHREVSQNVKRLMEIGCYRGLRHRRGLPVRGQRTHTNARTRKGPRKQIGGKKK; this is encoded by the coding sequence ATGGCTCGTCTTGTTGGTGTCGACCTTCCTCGCGACAAGCGCGTTGAAATCGGCTTGACCTACATCTACGGCATCGGTCTGACCACCTCCAAAAAGATCCTCGCCGAAACCGGCGTGGATCCCGACGTCCGCATCAAGGACCTCACGGAGGACGATCTGACCAAGCTGCGCGACTACATCCAGGAGAACATCAAGGTGGAGGGCGACCTGCACCGCGAGGTTTCCCAGAACGTCAAGCGCCTCATGGAGATCGGTTGCTATCGTGGCCTGCGCCATCGTCGCGGCCTGCCCGTTCGCGGACAGCGCACGCACACGAACGCGCGTACCCGCAAGGGTCCTCGTAAGCAAATCGGCGGAAAGAAGAAGTGA
- a CDS encoding energy-coupling factor transporter transmembrane component T family protein, whose translation MRINVSSYIPGTSPIHACDARVKIVLLAMYSVMLFLVDTWAGLVLCGALFAAAAVSSRIPLRRFFALLVPVYVLAAFAVVFNGFAFDVGQAAPGAAPPLMGQEPGLFGSLPPVALVGSFGLVPAGLARGCFFAVRIVLLVTASLVVTYTTTSTALTDALADFLRPLRRLRVPVDDIAMVFSLALRFIPVTAEELGRVHDAQQARGASFSEGGLWERLRAWQTVLIPLFVGLFRRADALAVAMDARCYGAQPHRTSLHDRRLAGRSLAVLAAGLALCIAVAVLL comes from the coding sequence ATGCGCATCAACGTCAGCTCCTACATCCCCGGAACCTCGCCGATCCACGCGTGCGACGCGCGCGTGAAGATCGTGCTGCTCGCGATGTACTCGGTCATGTTGTTTCTCGTGGACACGTGGGCGGGGCTGGTGCTGTGCGGCGCGCTGTTCGCGGCGGCGGCGGTTTCGTCGCGCATTCCCCTGCGGCGGTTCTTCGCGCTGCTCGTGCCCGTGTACGTGCTCGCGGCGTTCGCGGTCGTGTTCAACGGGTTCGCCTTCGATGTGGGCCAGGCCGCTCCGGGGGCGGCGCCGCCCTTGATGGGGCAGGAGCCGGGGCTCTTCGGCAGCCTGCCGCCGGTGGCGCTCGTCGGGTCGTTCGGTCTCGTGCCCGCAGGCCTCGCGCGCGGATGCTTCTTCGCGGTGCGCATCGTGCTGCTGGTCACAGCCAGCCTCGTGGTCACGTACACCACCACGTCCACCGCGCTCACGGACGCGCTCGCCGACTTCCTGCGCCCGCTGCGGCGGCTGCGCGTGCCGGTGGACGACATCGCCATGGTGTTCTCGCTGGCGCTGCGCTTCATCCCCGTCACGGCCGAGGAGCTCGGTCGCGTGCACGACGCGCAGCAGGCGCGCGGCGCGTCGTTTTCCGAGGGCGGCCTGTGGGAGCGCCTGCGTGCTTGGCAGACCGTGCTCATCCCCCTTTTCGTGGGCCTGTTCCGCCGTGCCGACGCGTTGGCCGTGGCCATGGACGCCCGCTGCTACGGGGCCCAGCCACATCGTACCTCCCTGCATGACCGTCGCCTTGCGGGCCGCAGCCTGGCCGTGCTCGCCGCCGGCCTCGCGCTGTGCATCGCCGTCGCCGTGCTGCTGTAG
- the infA gene encoding translation initiation factor IF-1: MTKEDVIELEGTVLEALPNAMFRVELENGHKILAHISGKMRMHYIKILPGDKVTVELSVYDLNRGRITYRFK, from the coding sequence TTGACCAAAGAAGATGTTATCGAGCTCGAGGGGACCGTCCTGGAGGCGTTGCCGAACGCTATGTTTAGGGTGGAGCTCGAAAATGGCCACAAGATATTGGCCCATATCTCCGGCAAGATGCGTATGCACTACATCAAGATCCTCCCGGGGGACAAGGTGACGGTGGAACTGTCCGTCTACGACTTGAACCGCGGGCGCATCACGTACCGCTTCAAGTAA
- a CDS encoding BAG1 BAG family molecular chaperone regulator 1 — protein MAETTTKEDIRIDADEADELNREAADDLERIERAVKQEAEEYVEAVDGDGNEKESVEAAATAFDFDEAEGETERLANDASERD, from the coding sequence ATGGCCGAGACCACGACGAAAGAGGATATCCGCATCGACGCGGACGAAGCGGACGAGCTGAACCGCGAGGCGGCCGACGACCTCGAGCGCATCGAGCGTGCCGTCAAGCAGGAGGCCGAGGAGTACGTCGAGGCCGTCGACGGCGACGGCAACGAGAAGGAGTCCGTGGAGGCCGCCGCCACCGCGTTCGACTTCGACGAGGCGGAAGGCGAGACGGAGCGTCTGGCCAACGACGCGTCCGAGCGCGACTAG
- the rplQ gene encoding 50S ribosomal protein L17 — protein MRHYKKGRKLGTDTSHTKAMKKSLVCALLANDRIKTIDSRAKEIRPDVDKIITWAKKGDLHSRRLAIAALGDKELVREIFEKVAQGMFQDRQGGYTRIMKLGPRKGDDAPMVIMELVTEPVKAKKDEAKPAAKKAAKKAAPKKVEKADNEAKAEETKVEAEEAKAEEAADQAEEAAAENAEAAEAEAVEKEKAE, from the coding sequence ATGAGACACTACAAGAAGGGGCGCAAGCTGGGCACCGACACCAGCCATACCAAGGCCATGAAGAAGAGCCTGGTGTGCGCGCTGCTGGCGAACGACCGCATCAAGACGATCGACTCGCGCGCCAAGGAGATCCGCCCCGACGTTGACAAGATCATCACGTGGGCGAAGAAGGGCGACCTGCATTCCCGCCGCCTCGCCATTGCGGCGCTGGGCGACAAGGAGCTCGTGCGCGAGATCTTCGAGAAGGTCGCGCAGGGCATGTTCCAGGACCGCCAGGGCGGCTACACCCGCATCATGAAGCTGGGTCCCCGCAAGGGCGACGACGCCCCCATGGTTATCATGGAGCTGGTGACCGAGCCGGTGAAGGCGAAGAAGGACGAGGCCAAGCCCGCTGCCAAGAAGGCTGCGAAGAAGGCCGCCCCGAAGAAGGTCGAGAAGGCCGACAACGAGGCCAAGGCCGAGGAGACCAAGGTGGAGGCCGAGGAGGCCAAGGCCGAGGAGGCCGCCGACCAGGCCGAGGAAGCCGCCGCCGAGAATGCGGAGGCCGCCGAGGCCGAGGCCGTGGAGAAGGAGAAGGCCGAGTAG
- the rpsD gene encoding 30S ribosomal protein S4 has translation MARYTGADCRLCRREGAKLFLKGDRCYTDKCAIERRNYAPGEAGKKRIKESEYRLQLREKQKTKRIYGVLEKQFHHYYEIAGRQQGVTGENLLRILESRLDNVVYRLGFAKSRAEARQQVRHGHITVNGRRVDIPSFRVKAGDLVAVAPKAKDLLVIKSALISNERVQVPAWLEVDIEKLQGNVLALPQRDQIDLDIREQLIVELYSK, from the coding sequence ATGGCTCGTTATACTGGAGCGGACTGCCGTTTGTGCCGTCGTGAAGGTGCGAAGCTCTTCCTGAAGGGCGACCGCTGCTACACGGACAAGTGCGCGATCGAGCGCCGCAACTACGCGCCCGGCGAGGCCGGCAAGAAGCGTATCAAGGAAAGCGAATACCGTCTGCAGCTGCGTGAGAAGCAGAAGACCAAGCGCATCTACGGCGTTCTGGAGAAGCAGTTCCATCACTACTACGAGATCGCCGGCCGCCAGCAGGGCGTCACGGGCGAGAACCTGCTGCGCATCCTCGAGAGCCGTCTGGACAACGTGGTGTACCGCCTTGGCTTCGCGAAGTCGCGCGCCGAGGCCCGTCAGCAGGTGCGTCACGGCCACATCACCGTGAACGGCCGCCGCGTGGACATCCCGTCGTTCCGCGTGAAGGCGGGCGACCTGGTGGCCGTGGCCCCCAAGGCCAAGGACCTGCTGGTCATCAAGAGCGCGCTCATCTCCAACGAGCGCGTGCAGGTGCCGGCCTGGCTCGAGGTCGACATCGAGAAACTGCAAGGCAACGTGCTTGCTCTCCCGCAACGCGATCAAATCGATCTGGACATTCGCGAACAGCTCATCGTCGAACTTTACTCGAAATAA
- a CDS encoding MFS transporter, whose translation MSAATQARLWTKDFTLGTAVNFLLMVNYYGLMVVVADYAMKTYDAPAATAGLAASIFIIGALAARLVSGRIMDKVGRKRLLVMGAIGEVVFSVLYLAGLGFAPLFATRLLHGFAYGVCSTTIGTIVTALVPDSRKGEGVGYYMLSVTLGAAIGPFLGMFLSQNAGFFPLFVTTAAVAGLSLLAAAQLKVPEAAQESDADIEEAAEEIARDERDERAGDFRVPRFDLGNYLESSVLPIGAVCALLFFCYSSLLAFLTPFAAESGLEQPASFFFVVYAVATFVTRPFTGKLFDRKGDRVVMVPAFIAFIVGMGLLATVYRPAAMLAAAALLGFGVGTVQASGLALAVRIAPDDRLGLANSTFYILLDVGVGLGPLLLGLVQPVLGFRGLFEAMSLVAIVALAAYLFVSRKHGTMRRRLREVDES comes from the coding sequence ATGTCGGCTGCAACGCAGGCGAGGCTCTGGACGAAGGACTTCACGCTGGGCACGGCGGTGAACTTCCTGCTCATGGTGAACTACTACGGCCTCATGGTCGTGGTGGCCGACTACGCCATGAAAACCTACGACGCACCCGCAGCCACGGCCGGCCTGGCCGCGAGCATCTTCATCATCGGTGCCCTCGCGGCGCGCCTCGTCAGCGGCCGCATCATGGACAAGGTGGGGCGCAAGCGGCTGCTGGTCATGGGCGCGATCGGCGAGGTGGTGTTCTCGGTGCTCTACTTGGCCGGGCTCGGGTTCGCCCCCCTGTTCGCCACCCGCCTGCTGCACGGCTTCGCTTACGGGGTGTGCTCCACCACCATCGGCACCATCGTAACGGCGCTCGTGCCGGACAGCCGCAAGGGCGAGGGGGTGGGCTACTACATGCTGTCCGTGACCTTGGGAGCGGCCATCGGACCCTTCCTGGGCATGTTCCTCTCGCAAAACGCCGGCTTCTTCCCCTTGTTCGTGACTACAGCCGCCGTAGCCGGCTTGAGCCTTCTGGCCGCCGCTCAGCTGAAGGTGCCCGAGGCGGCGCAGGAGAGCGACGCGGATATCGAGGAGGCTGCCGAGGAGATAGCGCGCGACGAGCGCGACGAGCGTGCCGGCGACTTCCGCGTGCCGCGCTTCGACCTGGGGAACTACCTGGAGTCCAGCGTGCTGCCCATCGGCGCCGTGTGCGCGCTGCTGTTCTTCTGCTACTCCAGCCTGCTCGCGTTCCTCACGCCGTTTGCCGCCGAGAGCGGTCTGGAACAGCCTGCCAGCTTCTTCTTCGTGGTGTACGCCGTGGCCACGTTCGTCACGCGGCCCTTCACGGGAAAGCTGTTCGACCGCAAGGGCGACCGCGTGGTCATGGTGCCGGCGTTCATCGCGTTCATCGTCGGGATGGGCCTGCTGGCAACCGTGTACCGGCCCGCGGCCATGCTCGCGGCGGCGGCGCTGCTGGGCTTCGGCGTGGGCACCGTGCAGGCAAGCGGGCTGGCGCTGGCTGTGCGCATCGCCCCCGACGACCGGCTGGGCCTGGCGAACTCCACGTTCTACATCCTGCTGGACGTGGGCGTGGGCCTGGGCCCGCTGCTGCTGGGCCTGGTGCAGCCAGTGCTGGGCTTCCGCGGCCTGTTCGAGGCTATGTCGCTGGTGGCCATCGTCGCGTTGGCGGCGTACCTGTTCGTCAGCCGCAAGCACGGCACCATGCGGCGCCGGCTGAGGGAAGTGGACGAATCTTAG
- the rpsK gene encoding 30S ribosomal protein S11 encodes MAAKKNVRTRIKRSERKNIAVGAAHIKSTFNNTIVSITDPQGNVISWQSAGTVGFKGSRKSTPFAAQMAAEAAAKTAMEHGLRKVAVFVKGPGSGRETAIRSLQAAGLEVSSIQDCTPIPHNGCRPRKRRRV; translated from the coding sequence GTGGCAGCAAAGAAAAACGTGCGCACGCGCATCAAGCGTTCCGAGCGTAAGAACATCGCCGTGGGCGCCGCGCACATCAAGTCTACGTTCAACAACACCATTGTGAGCATCACCGATCCCCAGGGCAATGTGATCTCCTGGCAGTCCGCCGGCACGGTTGGCTTCAAGGGCTCCCGCAAGTCCACGCCGTTCGCCGCGCAGATGGCCGCCGAGGCCGCCGCGAAGACGGCCATGGAGCATGGCCTGCGCAAGGTGGCGGTGTTCGTCAAGGGCCCGGGTTCGGGTCGCGAGACGGCCATCCGCTCGCTGCAGGCCGCCGGCCTGGAAGTCTCCAGCATTCAGGATTGCACACCCATTCCGCACAACGGTTGCCGTCCGCGCAAGCGTCGTCGCGTGTAA
- a CDS encoding DNA-directed RNA polymerase subunit alpha, whose amino-acid sequence MTEFMRPTVTTEEVNETVARFVVEPLERGYGYTLGNCMRRVLLSSLDGAKATAIQIEGVQHEFTTAEGVIEDITDIVLNVKGLVFSALNEDIEEATAHVSAEGPCTVTGADLDIPTEFTLVNPEHVIATVADGGQLDMTIRIGVGRGYVSAERNKRTEDPIGVIHVDSLFSPVRRCTLNVTDTRVGQRTDYDKLVLEVETDGSIAPSEAVCRAANIINQYMGAFLGLSDIVDEEEGEVPSIFAPEGQESNAELDKQIEDLDLSVRSYNCLKRAGIHSVRQLVEFSENDLLNIRNFGAKSIEEVKDKLISMDLNLKL is encoded by the coding sequence ATGACAGAGTTCATGAGGCCTACGGTAACAACGGAAGAAGTCAACGAAACTGTCGCGCGTTTCGTCGTGGAACCGCTCGAGCGTGGCTACGGCTACACCTTGGGCAACTGCATGCGCCGCGTGCTGCTCTCGTCGCTGGACGGGGCGAAAGCCACCGCCATCCAGATCGAGGGCGTGCAGCATGAGTTCACGACGGCCGAGGGCGTCATCGAGGACATCACGGACATCGTCTTGAACGTGAAGGGCCTCGTGTTCTCGGCACTCAACGAGGATATCGAGGAGGCCACGGCCCATGTGTCCGCCGAGGGCCCCTGCACGGTGACGGGTGCCGACCTGGACATCCCCACCGAGTTCACGCTGGTGAACCCCGAGCACGTCATTGCCACGGTTGCCGACGGCGGCCAGCTGGACATGACGATCCGCATCGGGGTGGGTCGCGGCTACGTGTCCGCGGAGCGCAACAAGCGCACCGAGGACCCCATCGGCGTCATCCACGTTGACTCGTTGTTCTCGCCGGTCCGCCGGTGCACGCTGAACGTCACCGACACCCGTGTGGGTCAGCGCACCGACTACGACAAGCTCGTGCTGGAGGTTGAGACCGACGGCTCCATCGCGCCCTCCGAGGCCGTGTGCCGTGCCGCCAACATCATCAACCAGTACATGGGGGCGTTTTTGGGCCTGTCCGACATCGTGGACGAGGAGGAAGGCGAGGTTCCTTCCATCTTCGCGCCCGAGGGGCAGGAGTCCAATGCCGAGCTGGACAAGCAGATCGAGGACCTGGACCTTTCCGTCCGCTCCTACAACTGCCTGAAGCGCGCCGGCATCCATTCCGTCCGCCAGCTCGTCGAGTTCTCCGAAAACGACTTGCTGAACATTAGGAACTTTGGTGCGAAGTCCATCGAGGAAGTGAAGGACAAGCTCATTTCCATGGACCTCAATTTGAAGCTTTAG
- a CDS encoding HD domain-containing protein, with translation MTALEAGMTRDEAFALLQEHNKDPFHIEHAETVEQTMRYFAREYDPENEEFWGIVGLLHDLDWEEHDDEPELHTIYAAKDIEAAGGSPELIRAIQSHTSDFNPELPKPELQMEKVLFATEELTGLIGAAIVMRPSKSVMDFEVKSLKKKFKDKRFAAGVSRDVIRSGAEMLGWELDELFARTIEAMQSFAPDKDTFVPAEG, from the coding sequence ATGACCGCACTTGAAGCCGGCATGACGCGCGACGAGGCGTTCGCGCTGTTGCAGGAGCACAACAAGGACCCGTTCCATATCGAGCACGCCGAGACGGTGGAGCAGACCATGCGCTACTTCGCGCGCGAGTACGACCCCGAGAACGAGGAGTTTTGGGGCATCGTGGGCCTGCTGCACGACCTGGACTGGGAGGAGCACGACGACGAGCCCGAGCTGCACACCATCTACGCGGCCAAGGACATCGAGGCCGCCGGCGGCTCGCCCGAGCTCATCCGCGCCATCCAGAGCCACACGTCGGATTTCAACCCCGAGCTTCCCAAGCCCGAGCTGCAGATGGAGAAGGTCCTGTTCGCCACCGAGGAGCTGACGGGCCTCATCGGCGCGGCCATCGTCATGCGCCCCAGCAAGAGCGTCATGGATTTCGAGGTGAAGTCGCTCAAGAAGAAGTTCAAGGACAAGCGCTTCGCCGCCGGCGTGAGCCGCGACGTCATCCGCAGTGGAGCCGAGATGCTAGGCTGGGAGCTGGACGAGCTGTTCGCCCGCACCATCGAGGCCATGCAGTCCTTCGCGCCGGACAAGGACACGTTCGTTCCCGCCGAGGGGTAA